The following DNA comes from Musa acuminata AAA Group cultivar baxijiao chromosome BXJ1-4, Cavendish_Baxijiao_AAA, whole genome shotgun sequence.
AGGCTATCGAGAAGATCTTAACCCACAACAGCAAAGGCATCAACTACCAGATCCTCTCCAACCCAGAGTTCCTTGCAGAGGGTACGGCAATTCAGGACCTATTCAACCCTGACCGAGTCCTAATTGGAGGCAGGGAAACCCCGGAGGGCCAGAAGGCTGTCCAAGCACTGAAAGAAGTCTATGCCAATTGGGTCCCTCAGGATAGAATCATCACAACCAATCTGTGGTCTGCGGAACTCTCCAAGCTTGCTGCTAATGCCTTCTTAGCTCAGAGGATCTCATCGGTGAATGCCATTTCGGCACTCTGTGAGGCCACAGGAGCAAATGTGGCTGAGGTGGCCTATGCTGTTGGAAAGGACTCCAGGATCGGGCCGAAGTTCTTGAATGCAAGTGTTGGATTTGGTGGCTCTTGCTTCCAGAAGGACATCCTGAACTTGGTCTACATCTGCGAGTGCAATGGTCTCCCGGAGGTGGCCAACTATTGGAAGCAAGTTATCAAGATCAATGACTACCAAAAAAGCAGGTTTGTGAACCGTGTGGTCTCCTCCATGTTCAATACTGTGGCTGGAAAAAAGATTGCTGTACTCGGGTTTGCATTCAAGAAGGACACTGGAGACACAAGGGAGACTCCAGCCATTGATGTTTGCAAGGGCCTTTTGGGTGATAAGGCCAAGATTAGCATCTATGATCCCCAAGTGACCGAGGACCAGATCCAGCGTGATCTTGCGATGAACAAGTTTGACTGGGATCACCCTATCCACCTCCAGCCGATGAGCCCAACAGCTGTGAAGGAAGTGACTGTGACCTGGGATGCCTATGAGGCCACCAAGGGAGCACACGGGGTATGCATCCTGACCGAGTGGGATGAGTTCAAGAAACTGGACTACTCAAAGATCTACCAGAACATGCAGAAACCTGCTTTTGTCTTTGATGGACGCAATGTGGTGGACTCTGATAAGCTTAGGGAGATCGGTTTCATCGTTTACTCAATTGGGAAGCCATTGGATCCATGGCTGAAGGACATGCCTGCTGTGGCCTAAAAGAGCGAGGAATACATTAGATCATAAGGTTAAATTTAAGGTTTAGAACTGAAGACTTTCATAATATTTGTCTTTCTGGATTTTCTCTGATGGCCTATTGCTTTTCATTTTCTAGTTAGCCAGGGAATGCTGGTTGCATTGTTATCGTGCCTCCAATCCTATTGTACTGTGTCGAGTGTCTTTTGTTGCATTATATGAAAGAACTGATACCTTTTTATCTCTTATACTTGATGTGTTCAATCCTGAAAGAAGAAGAATCATTGGTAGTTTCTTTTTCGGGTTTCTGTAACTTAAATGTTCTGGTTTTCTTCCAATTTCTAACTTGATCTTCTTATGGCTTTGAGTTCTATGACCTGGAATGCCTTTATGCATCAGTGTGTATGTAAATTAAGTTCATTCATTGTTGCACTTTTCTGTTTCCTTTCACCGTGAGGTTGCTTGTGAAGTGATTATTTTGTTTCATTCAACCAGAAGTTTCTGCCCATAGTTAATTGCTTTATGATCCTTCTTCGACCAAACAGTGAGATGACAGAGTGTCGAGAACAAAGCCTTCAGAGGATCCAATTCATCTTTCAGCATGCACAGTCAAGCAGTGTGACCATAAACTTGGTGATGCAAAGACCTGAACAAGCATCAGACTTCAGATCACGAGGGGTCAAATATATGCAATGTTAATCCCATATCTAATGTTGTTTGCTTGTAAGCCTGAACAAATCATGAATCGAAGAGAATCTTCTATCAATGATTCGAGAAATTGGATGAACTGCTGAACTGCatgattaaataatttttttaaatatattaaataattttaaaatatatattaagaatctaaaatattaaaactaattaaaaataatatataaatgataaaaaataatatcaaacaaATATTATAAACAGATAATTGAATCAGATCGATTGATACTATGATCTAGATTATTTTATGCTCAttaatttattatcattatttttaacaTTGGCCACTTATCATCGTTAAAAACAAAACTACTGttagattattaaaatttaaatcactatattaatttttttaattatagagATAAAATCGAATACTTATATTTTATATCGTGGAAGTCTCCAACATTATCCCTCAATCTTTCATCTATCATAACGTCAATAGCTCAGGTTGGGTTCGGTCAGTTCGGGCCCGAGTTGAGGGCCGACTCGGACTCAATTGAAGACAAAAAAATGTCTCTAATTGTAAAATATAATTTCATCAAAACCCCCGTAaaatgcaaaattacaaattagtTTTATTCCTGCAAAGCTGGAAGCCTTGCAATGAGCGCCAGCCCCCAATAAGATTGATAATTACTGTTAAGGCCCTCGACGGGGACCTTTTCGAAAGATTGTTTCCAGCCAAGCTTCGGAGGGATGAATCCGAAAAAGGCTTCCAATTGCTGATGGGATTAAAGAAAATGACGGCTAAATTTAGCTAACAACCTCGATCCTTAAGTCGCCGGATACGGGAATACTTCTTTGCCCTCTACCGTAGACTGCGAGCGGCGGAGGGGGGGATCTCTTCTTTGTTCTTGTTCGTCTACGAATTGacgaactccattttgttgggcgtGAATTCGAGTGAATTAAGGATCCGTTGATGGGGTGCTGTAATAGCATTAGTGGTGGCGATTCCAGCGCTAATCGGATCGTTCGATGGAGATCGACCGGCATCGTTGCCCTGAGAGACTCCAAACTGAGAGTATATTTCCTTCCTAATCTTTAATTTTGAACTAGATGCTTGGTTTATTGCCTTTAATCGAGTTGTTTCTTAGGATGCTTTGAAGATTCTTCCGATTTCTCTCTTTTCGTATGCAAAGTCAATGCTTTGCAGAAATTTTCGCCAGCTTGTTTTGTGCTAATATAGGTGAGATTTCGGATTTTTTTCTTAATGTAATTGGGAATGCTCGATGCTCTCATGTCGATTATGTTTTCCTGGAACAAGGTTGACTTTGAGAGGAAAAGTATTTCTCGGATGTCCTTTATTTACCTAAAACTTACACGGATACATACTTGAAAGATTATATGAAGAAAGCCATATGTAGGAGATAGGAATCTTACTACATGTACTTTTGCACCTAATAACTTTTgtattgtttctttctttctaatTAGTTGTTCCATACTGATAGAAACTGAGTTATCTTTCTTCTACAGGCATTACCAAGTGAGGTCCTTGTGGTGGATAGTTTTGTTCGTACACTTGATTTAACGAACAACAAAATAAGTAAGTCAGGGTTTTTAAATTGTAATTGCTTCAATGAATTTATTGAAATTGTATTGATCTATCATGAATACTTTTATTCTTATAAAACCATACATATTAATATCTTAGCATCATGTTTGCATCTTTTAACCTCATTTTCTTGTTTATTCATTTTGCAAGAGATTcacataattttgataatttcatGATGCATAGTTCAGGCACTTGCTGTCTGATTTATGTATGACAATTGATTGAAATCACATTAGATGGAAATTTTACGACATTGTTTCTAGAAGTCCTGAATGCATGTCAAGTTTCAATTAAGTGAAATGTACAGTATATTTGTGTCAAAAAAAATAGTGTGCATGTCCATGCTAGCACATGTGGAATGACCATCATAAGGCTTCGTAAGTACATATTGTGGACTGATTTGATTTTGGGATCAGATCATATTCAACTTGTAATATTGGTTTTCTAAAACTACTGCATGCTTACCAAAGTAGTATTGTTTGGTGCTTTGGATGAGAAGTTTCTTTATGTCAAGTGTCTGGAGTATATCTCAATCTTTTTATCTATCTTGTAACTTCTTTATTTATTCTATTTTATGCTACTTTTATCTTCAACTAAAACTAGGTCAAACACATTTCCTGTTTCGTTTGGCCTTTTTAGTCTCACATCTTGTTGAAACATTGACCAAATCACAAATTTAAGATTTCGTTTATTCCTACTATTCTTGCTTTTAGAATGTTCCTCTCCAAGCTAGTAAAATGTACTATTAGCTCTTTGGTACATGGACATTTGTAGATTCACCAAATTGTGATCTACTTGATATGCTAGACCTGAAAATAATTGCACCACACTTAATTAAACTTAAACTGTGAAGGATTTAGCAACTTGGTTATGCTTTAAGAAAAATCAACTTTGTTACTCTCtccaaagaaaaatatcaattttgtttGTCTGAATATTTAAATATGTAGTTCCTTTTAGAGTAGCAAAATTGTGCACCAAGGCATAAATTATTATATTGTGGTCTAGCTTattgtaaatagaaataattaACCATTGCTTCATTGCTAGACATCCTTAATCATTGCTGTGTAGGGAATGTTGTGAATGTTGTTTCTTTATGGTTGAGTTGGTTTGTCATGGTTGTTAAATTTTACTAAACCAAGCTACCAAGTTGGAAAATCTAGTGCTGATGTAACATCCAAAATTTAGTTGTCTCATAGTCTTTCTTTTGCAGATGAGGTGACACCAGAAATCAGTAGATTGGTTAACATGCAGCGATTGGTGAGATCTTGAAGTTCTGGTTCTCATTTATTTTGTGCATTCATGTGATAATTTTGAGGCAGTAAAGTTTCCAACTTCCAGTTCTTATCCTGTTTTAAAACATTGAATGGTGTTCACCTGCAAAAAAACCTTCCCTTGGCCTTTAAATACTTGTGTTTTTTCAGGTTTTGGCTGGTAATCTGATCGAAAGCCTTCCAACTACAATTGGGGTTCTTCAGTCTTTGAAGGTCCTCATACTCGATGGCAATCGGGTTACTAACTTGCCTGATGAATGTAATTATCTCTTTTAGAGTTATAACATGATCTAAATGTAAATGACGAAATTCGTCTAGTGACTTAATATTCTATGCAATTTTAGGATATAGCCTATATGGTAAgttattttatgattttaaaatcaaaatattccTTGCTATCAGCTAGTTTGAGCCAGTCTTGTTTCAAAAATGTTTGTGGTTGTACTCATATTTGTTTCTCATTGTCaaccttttttccttcttttttgtacTAATGACCTTCTTTTTGGTATGCAGTGGGATCTCTTTACAGGCTTGAGAAGTTATCTATCACAGGGAATTCATTAACTTGCCTGCCTAAAAATATCGGGGATTTGTGTAATGTAAGTTTTCTCAATTAAGCTAATTCAATATATTACCTataagcaaggattgaaataccatatcgtatcggagtttcgacattcgctccgtatggtacggtacagtacagtataccgaacggtataccattcggtatatatatatgtatatgtatatatatatatatatgtatatatataataaaataaaaattcggcgatgttgcctctctcttctccccaggcgGGGCGATGTCGTagaaaaacgaggcgacgtcacctatatatatatatataagtaaaaaaaattatatatatatatatatatataaatatttatctataaatatatataaatataaataatatatatatatatatatatatatatatatatatatatatatatatatatatatatatatatatatatatatatatatatatatatatatatataagattttttatatataaatatttttataaaaggcgacgttgccCCGTGTGGGAGAAgggaaaggcgacgtcgccttttatatatatatatacacacacatatatatatatatacatatatatatacacacatatatacacatatacacatatacacacacacacacacacacacacagacacacacacacacacatatatatatataccacccgGTAACGAGCGGTTCGTGTACCGGTCTActgatggaccggtacgtaccgcccataccggacggtattattcgaaattgaaaacCTTGGCTATAAGTATTTCTTCCAAGATGTGAACAGTAAGATAAGATGGTACTGAACTGCACGTACAAGATTTATAAGAAGAAAGCACACAATTGTACATAAAACTATACTGaccaattattttttatttgttttcttggcAGTATCTTTTTAATCCTAGATCTTTTGGCTATATGTTACTCCTGTTCCTCTGCCTTTAGTGTAATAAGAAACTTGATTGAAGATTATTCCATAGGGATCACTGCATTGGCATGTTATGAACTAAAGAATTACAGTTGTGAGGTCTATCAATTGCTTGATGGCTTGTTATATCCAAAGGAAGCCAGTATCCTGAATCTTTACTATGGTAACAAAAACATggacaaattattttttatattatttctcttt
Coding sequences within:
- the LOC135641584 gene encoding UDP-glucose 6-dehydrogenase 4-like — its product is MVKICCIGAGYVGGPTMAVIALKCPSIEVVVVDISVTRIAAWNSDQLPIYEPGLEDVVKQCRGRNLFFSTEVEKHVCEADIIFVSVNTPTKTRGLGAGKAADLTYWESAARMIADVSKSDKIVVEKSTVPVKTAEAIEKILTHNSKGINYQILSNPEFLAEGTAIQDLFNPDRVLIGGRETPEGQKAVQALKEVYANWVPQDRIITTNLWSAELSKLAANAFLAQRISSVNAISALCEATGANVAEVAYAVGKDSRIGPKFLNASVGFGGSCFQKDILNLVYICECNGLPEVANYWKQVIKINDYQKSRFVNRVVSSMFNTVAGKKIAVLGFAFKKDTGDTRETPAIDVCKGLLGDKAKISIYDPQVTEDQIQRDLAMNKFDWDHPIHLQPMSPTAVKEVTVTWDAYEATKGAHGVCILTEWDEFKKLDYSKIYQNMQKPAFVFDGRNVVDSDKLREIGFIVYSIGKPLDPWLKDMPAVA
- the LOC135641594 gene encoding plant intracellular Ras-group-related LRR protein 7-like, whose translation is MGCCNSISGGDSSANRIVRWRSTGIVALRDSKLRALPSEVLVVDSFVRTLDLTNNKINEVTPEISRLVNMQRLVLAGNLIESLPTTIGVLQSLKVLILDGNRVTNLPDELGSLYRLEKLSITGNSLTCLPKNIGDLCNLLLLNVSDNKLKSLPESIGGCVALEELQANGNFIEELPPSVCNLLHLKFLSLNSNTIRQLPQNLLKDCKALQNVSLHDNPISMDQFQQMKGFEEFEARRKKKYDKQIDSNVMMNSAGLDEGLDLR